The genomic stretch aggtttcacaataAGGAAATACTTCATCtattggcacatcagcaccacatcatcatcagtatcaggaccttgaaaagattgtgcaagaaactgcgttgTCCTCTCGCCCGGTTTGTTGGTTGCTGGTAATGTGTTTTCctattattacgactttttttctcgtaagttatgactttattctcgtaatattacgacttttttcttgtaaagttacgactttattatcgtaatattaagacttttttttctcctaaattttaactttattctcgtaatattatgactttttttctcgtaaagttatgattttatacTCGACattttacgatttttttctcgtaattttacgatttattttctcgtaaagttatgactatcgTAATTTTACGATTTTTGTTCTCGTAAAGTTaagactttatcctcgtaatattacgactttttttctcctaaatttatgactATCGTAATTTTACGATTTTtgttctcataaagttatgactttattctcgtaatattacaaaaaaaaatctcgtaaagttatgacttttttctcttaaagttatgactttatcatTGTaattctatgatttttttctcgtaaagttaccactttcttgaaatctcagattttttttctccttaatgtggccctaatactccgtcgtagtaGCCTTACCCCgactaaataataaaaacaaaaaaaaggatctATTTGGAGGCCCCTGAGTTGGCACTTTTATTATCCAGTCTCTGGTTGCACGGTGTAGTTGTTTTTTCCCACATGACGTGAACGCAGCATCACCAGATGATGATGAGAGTGGGTCAtcagctgcagacagacagtcaggtGTGGTCGGTCGGTGGAGACACATTCCAACCGGAGACTCACTTCACCGGGACTAAAACAACGTCTACCGCGGTCATCTGCAGACATGACCCAGCGTCAGAGCACCAAGTACACCTAGAGGAACAAAGTAAGTGtcttattataaataaatgtccTGTTTTAAAGTTTCCTTCGAGGAGTGAGAAGTTTTCTGACGACTTGTTTGTGGGGAGTAAAGTCAGCGGCAGGCCGGGGTCAGGCCCACAAACCGTCACTACACACTGGAGGGAAAACATCTCAAAGTTTCTTAGCTTCTTAGCAAACAAGcctatatttgtgtttttaatgtgtgcCGAATTGAAAAACGCCCTTTAAGTCGTTACTTAATGATCAATACAAGTAACTTATAGGTTTATAGTAAAATCATTTAATTGATTTTCCGGAAAATCTGAGATTTTCTTAAGAGGTTTGGCGTAGCGAGTATGAGTCGTTGGTTTAGTGTCACACACTTGCTTTACCGGCTCAAAAGCACCAAGATTAAGGTCTCATTGCTgctgttctttattattattctatatatattattaatttatgttgTGGTCGACCTTTCCGTGGTGTTGTGGATGTCCCTCCTGATGTCTGGTTGACCTGTAGCCACTGAGTGATGTCTCGAGTTCGTAGGGATTCTACACCAGACTACGTTCAAAATATGTAGAAATAAACCTGCCCGTCTATCAAACAAGTGCTCGCACCCTATATTAAATGGATTTAGATGTTTTATCTCAAACTGTAGGTATTATACTTCAATTCGGCGTCTCTAGATATAACATGATGCTTTAAATGAAAGGATAATAGAGCTAGATTAGCATTAGCAATGTCCTGTTTTTACTCTTTCAAAGGCAGCAGCAACCTTTTCCTGTTTGGATggaaaactgtcaaactagCCAAACTCTCCACTGTTTGACTTCCTGATTTTTAGCTTTTAGTGTCAGTCATGAGAATGACAGCTAAGACAGTCAGGGAGCTTTTGTTATTGCTAGCTATAGCTAACCCAGCTAAGTTATAGGATGGGGGTGGATAAAGCAGGATGAGGAAGTTATATTTAGTGACTCAGCTGCTGTTGAAGGAGCAGGGAGTTGAGGTAaggagggacacacacacacactgcaaataTAGCAATCACAAATTCACTGATTTATCACAATAGcactggtggaagaagtattcagatcatttgcTTTAGTAACAGTACTAaaaaccacactgtgaaaatactacactacaagtagaagtcctgcattcaaaaagtaaaagtatgtgtATTATCATCAATACTCCAAtactgaaagtaaaagtactcattgtgcaacaaaatgttcccctgtcagtgttttcctATAATATTGGATGtttttggattaatattactgctgcattaatgtgtatagatagatagtaactttattgatcccgagggaaattcaagtttccagcatcacagttccatagtgcaaaaacatgttagtaaaaaggcagtaaaaaagttagtagtgcaaagtacaaagtacaaaaaaaaatcccagatataaaaatacaaggagatgaagaaaactgttaactgaatatagtgcagagtaacagctgtttgatacaggactattaaaaacgTGAATATAGAGCAGacgagactgttaaaaatgaatatagggcagggtaactccagtagcttagtcatGTTGCATTTGAActcctttatatcctgttggctagtttaatctacagcagtGCATCgtggtctataagatcatcatgtttgtagcgtcgctgtcTTGTGATAACCATGAATCtctaaaaagtcataaaaacagaCTGTTTTCAGCtctgtgacgatgcattttccagctgatccaagaggctttttaaagagttcATTTagttcaggaggaggaggattttctcaacacataaaggaacacttcatccttcagtttatcacaaacattcaacatcaacacatctggagatatctggttttcactggacaggaagtaactaaagctgtcagataaatgcagtggagtaaaaatggaaatactgaagGAAAGTATAGGAACGTTGAATTTGTACTTACTAAGTACTGTACCTGggtaaatgtaattatttatattcCAACTCAGCTTTAACCTCttatttttctcttcctctgtttagcacctttcaaaccTGGGCTAAAGAAGCAAGAAGTGAGCCCTCCTCATGTCATGAAACAGGCAACGGTTGACTTTTCACCCAACTACCAGAGGAACTGAAGTGACATTAAAGCATCAGCTTAAAGGAACCTCAGCAGATGTAACCACAACTGAACTGCAGTGCAAAAGGGGAACGTCTCAGTTTCtcgcttctttttttttcttctttttttttaaagggatggCGTTAATGAGTGAGCGGTGGAGAAGTTCAGGGCAATAACTGGCAATAAGTGAATTTATGATCAGTTGTCGAGTCACCCGTTCATTTGGCTGTCAGAGCAACAACCATAAAATGCCAAATCCCCCTCTCATGGAGCCTTACATGTGTGGATTTCAGTGTTAAAAATGCATAGACTTCTGTGAAGACGCTCCATTCAATGTGGGTCTGCATCCAAAGGAAAAGGAGGGAGTGTCCACACTGCACTGACAGAGCtgtgaatgtaaaaaaacattgagtgtgtgtgtaaaaatcGATGAGTCGTCACAAGTTGGAAATCCCCTGCTGGAGTGTCTCTGGGTGGAACTGGAACTAAGGTGGAACCACGCGGCCGCTCTCAGCCGTCAAGCATGAATCATaaatgcagaaatctccagAAACGCTTAGTTTTCTGCCGGCTGCTGTGGATTCACTGTGAATCCAGAGGAGAATGATGTGAACGTCTGAACTGCAACTCAGGATCAACCAAAAACTAAAAAGTGCAGAAATTCAACTGGAATGTCCCCGTATTGGCACAGGAATGCCTGTGATTTTTGGACAAACTCTTGTGCTTCTGTGAGCTCGTAGCATTGGGaggtggaaaaaaacacaaacactgggGAGATCAGGAATATCACCTCCTCCTATGAAACTGATTTTACTTGGAAATACAGTGAGAGGCCTTCCAAATGGCGGGGAAGGACTACAATCATCTCTTTAAACTGCTCATCATTGGAGACTCCAGTTAGTGccctttttttgtattgttttaaagTCAAAGCATGTTGTTTATGGAGTCCCAGAAGTGACACATGATATTAATAGACTGCAAGTAAATACatagcagtggttcccaaagctTTCCATGCTTAGGAAGCGCAGAAATTCAACATTTAAACCTTTTTATCAACTGTGCAAATTAGTAATAAAAGAAGCAAAGTAgatttttattgaaataattaTCACTTGTGTTTGACAAGCCAGAATGTCTACTGTGAAAATGATCCATTTAACTTTAGTTTCACTCCTCACTAGTCAAGCAGACTCCACCACTACTACAAGTCACAAACTGCGTGTCTGACTAAGTGAACgttatagagaggtgaagtcccgcccctttccgatggaccccatgggaccttagcttcagagagagagacgtcactatgacacttttgggtgtgtagtctttctagtaacgtattttcacagtctgatacttcaacagttttacaacaaactgtgacCTTTTttgacatgcaaaatgatcttttaaattgacaaacatcatatgtgtgattcatggcacaattcaaacaggatcaaaaacatatttgtctctctctgttgactaccgttcatatatttttttctgaaataaagtCCCGTGATGGTCCACCACAGTGGTTCAGACCAGTTTCAAACCACCCACTGCTTCACTGTCAAGATGACGCAGTAAACTGCTTCTAATTTCAAATCAGTTTAAGCAAGTTCCAAACTGCAGAAACTTGCTTCAAACTGACTCAAACATCACTGCTTGGGGATATTGAAACAAGCCTCAGAGCGTTGATATCAGACAGTCACTATTGTTGTCCACAATTGACGTTGTAATTTTGGGGATTTTATCGATTCTGACTCACAAACTTACAGATTCTTATCGAATTCTGGCTCCAATTATTGCCGTGAGTATGAAAAGTCCCAAAACATCAGATAATTTTGGAGCGCTGGCTGTTTTCCACTTATTCTTACATGAGTTGGATGTTCTAGCATTAGCTGATTCTGTGACATAAATattaggtgaatcgattttttcccccaaccctatgtattgcgattaaaaatgtttttttttaaagattttgaagtagatttttttttaatgccagaatcgatgcTTCATTTCAGTCTATGcggaggaagaaggaagttacctcttttattttttcagtctGAATAACGTGACGTCTTATCCTTCTGTcaacaaactaaacaaaccGTAGCCGGCCGCAGTGAGCCAAAACACCACCATATTGGAAACACTACGCATGTGTATTGTAACACACCCAGTAAGCAGTGGTGTGGATGGACGCTCAGCAATTTTCTATAAATTTACAGATTTGATACGTTGTTATTACTCAAACCTGTTCACGGCCTTGTTTTACTTTTGACCAGTGAGGATTTGGTACGCACAAGGTGAATTCTTAGTGATATTATTATCGGGGTTTTACGTTTCTTTAGAGGAACAATTTTTAGAAGTTTTCTTGAGTATTTCCTGAAATAATTCCCGGATTCATGGAGGGACAAGTTTtatcattagaaaaaaaatacagctaAATCTGTTTTAACTGTTTTCTGCCCGTTAACAGCGTTCAGTGTCATTTGTGGACCGGTAGTCAGAAGGTTACAGGTTTCAGTTTCTAATAATGGTTCCCACAAGCTTTGTCTGTGATCGGGCTGAACTGGGCTTGCCTAGTGTTGTTTTAACAAACCAGTTAAATTAGTTATTAcactatttattgatgtattcaaAAAGGCTTTGACTCGTCAGGCAGCTTGTTAGTGGCATTTGTCGCTTCTGGGACTCCAAAATAATGTGGAACAAATTATCAGTATTGTGATGAATCATGAAATTTCAATGTGATTTGATACTTGGGCACCATTACTTAAATACTTTTTGTTGCATCGCAGAGGAAGAAGTGTTTTCCTCTTTACATGCTGCAGATATTCAGCAAATGCCAGAATTCTGCAGTTTTTGACTTGTGTTTTCCTCTTCGGATACACGGATATTGCATTGGATTACAATGAATATCTTGTAGTGGCTTTTTTTGTGGGTAAAATATTGTGATAGTTGTGAGTTATACAGTTATTTCCCAGCCTGCTGCTACTCCCCACGCTGCTGCCTGGTACTGGTACAGATTTGCAGATCAACCGTCTAAAGCTGAACTGTTTCCCACTGTCAGTCTCCTCCCCGAGGTTTAGCTGGTTCAGAGTGGGAACCTCCAGACCGATACCGCTGGGAAACACGCCTTGCCTCTCGGTGACAGCGGCATCCTGACGGAGACTCTGCTCGAGCCCGGAGAGATGGCACATGCCAGACCGCTGGGCACTGTGCAAGGCACTAAGTCCTATGATGGAGAGAACGGGTTCAGTGGCGTCTCCGATTGGGTGCCGTTGTTGCTGTGCGGTGCGTTTCCGGGGGCATCGGCCTGGATGTTCCCACTCTGAAAGAGCTAAACCTACTATACTGGTTTATCAACTCTCTTTTGAACGAGTTGCCACTGGTTCTGTCAGGGAAAGTTACAGCAGATTATTTGGGGAAGTTTTTTCAGGATTACAATTTCTTTTTAATCACACACTTTAAGCTCATTTGTCTCCAGTATGAGTTCAACCTTTGCCCCACAATTCTctctttgtttcacttttgttatCCTGCCCCTGCTgtatatttttatgacattacTGGAAGGAGGCTTGTCACTCAGGATGATCTTGCCTTCTCTGATAAGAAAAACCCAGACATGACTGGCTTGTTCCTGATCAGTCACATTAATTTCTTCTGAGTAATTCACTTGCTAATCTTGTCCCTCTGATCTGTTTCTCTTTCAGATGTGGGGAAGAGCAGCCTTCTGCTGCGCTTTGCAGACAGCTCCTTCTCTGGTGAGTTACCGCAGTTTGTTACCGCAGTTTGCTGCAAGTCAAATGACAGTAAACCTGTCAATACTACAGTAGGGACTCATTTATTAGTAGGAAATAAGACCTAACTGACGCACATTAGGTTCAGAGAAGTAAAAGCACCCTTATCACGTCACGTCATCTTATCTCCTTCAAGCCATGTCCATTTGGCAGAGAACACATTTCTCACCACTTCCACGTTAAGGCCCTGCATATCACACAGTTATTTTGTCTAACTAGATCTCTGCTCTAGCTGAAGGTGAGTGGAAATACACTGGGAGTTTGTAAGGTGCAACTAAACTAATAAGAGAGTGAGGTAGATGTCAGTCAGTGTGTACATACTCAAACAGTCCTGACAACATCTGGGTGGATGGAGCTTGAGTATGGAGGAGCTTTAATGGCCCACAAGTCCCCCGATAgttatttcatttttgcatccaCCAACAAGCCTcactgtgtttttaattaaaaagaggTTTCACAAATCGGTAACTTTCTGGAACCATCCCTGCAATGAATATAAATGACCCTAGCCTAGATGATTTGACACATACCAGATCATTTGATAACACAATAGGGCTATAAGTGTTTGTGCTTCCAACATGCAGCTACAAGATGTCATCGTGTTTGTCTGAATCTTAATCTGATGTAAATGTCGAAGCTAGTATCGGCTGTATGAGACATTGGATTGATGCATGCAGGTCATGTGCCTGCACGCAGATGCAGTACAAGGGTGTCTGTGCTGTCTGTCTGATTTGTGACGGTCCGCTGGTTTCCTGCAGGCAGCTACATCACCACCATCGGCGTCGACTTTAAGATCCGGACAGTAGACATCGATGGAGAGCGGGTTAAGCTACAGATCTGGGACACGGCGGGGCAGGAGAGATTCAGAACCATCACATCAACGTAATCATCCACAGatcaaaacagtttttttatgTTCAGGAATTTTCCCTCACTTTCATTTTTGGCTCGCTGGTGTATCACTCAAATCATTCAGTTTCATCTCTGTTTTTGTCCAGGTACTACAGAAACACCCACGGTGTCATCATTGTTTACGACGTGACAAATCCAGAGTCGTTTGTAAATGTTAAGAGGTGGTTAAATGAAATCTCCCAGAACTGTGACAACGTCTGCAAGATCCTGGGTGAGTCAACTGTTTTAATGTCTAGCTTGCACGTTGTCTGCACGGTGGAAGGTTGTGAAACGTTTAGACCGGCACATTTATTGGTTGGATAGTCTCATTACTCTGTGTGGCAGCAGGAACCAAAACTAAAACAAGGGCTGTGTTCGAAATCGCAAACTAACGTACTGTATACTACACACTCAACAGTATTTACTGCATACTGCCTACTAAATTAATGATTAAGTATCCCATTACCAGCAGACTGTTCACACTGAAATAAACTCAATCAATATGTCTTCTCTGCATCACATGACTGTATCTATCACAACATTATGAAAATTGTTtttcacaaatataaatcaactctTACTCtcaatttaatattttctagTATTATTTTAAGGCAAATTAAAATAGTTGAATATGTTttctacagtatatttatatgtgTGAGCTCCCGCGCTTTTCCTCTTAACATCACTCGCCATCATTTGTAATCATTTTAAccgtataaagagaactggatacaccGTTTGTTCCTATGAGAGTTTCTCAGTGGCGCatcatgaagcaaaaaaagtttCACTTCCGAGTATAAAATAACCCGGATCTGCTTCTGCATCCATgacattggaactatttgtattctaaaactttttaacctaacttcagacctgtttgatggTAATAAACAGAAACGCATTTCAATCTTAATCGTGTTAACACCACTTAGTTTTGGGAGGGTGTCATAGTAACCTACTTTATGGGTGAGAATTACAATTCTCAGATCTTTAATAAAAAACCATAAACAAATGCTTTCTATGTGAAAACGTTCTATTGTAT from Sebastes fasciatus isolate fSebFas1 chromosome 13, fSebFas1.pri, whole genome shotgun sequence encodes the following:
- the LOC141780508 gene encoding ras-related protein Rab-35, with product MAGKDYNHLFKLLIIGDSNVGKSSLLLRFADSSFSGSYITTIGVDFKIRTVDIDGERVKLQIWDTAGQERFRTITSTYYRNTHGVIIVYDVTNPESFVNVKRWLNEISQNCDNVCKILVGNKNDDPARKQVDTQDALRFGESMGVRVFETSAKENINVEEMFMAFTHMVLRAKKQSQNRAEREREREKDTVNINDQRDRARRKRGKKCC